From the Rhodococcus sp. NBC_00297 genome, one window contains:
- a CDS encoding GNAT family N-acetyltransferase — MSQEAIQQEPRLESVITDDLGDADAHTCEGLVRGAFGERFTPHDWQHALGGTHVILRDGDRIIGHAAVVPRLLHHGGDEFDGGFVEAVALDPEFRGTGLGARLMAAIEEQIESDDVVGVLNSLPDAVGFYERRGWVLWRGLLGGIGNTEEPTPPDEDDAVMVFRPESRLDPDGTLLVNNRVGSRW; from the coding sequence GTGAGCCAGGAAGCGATACAGCAGGAACCGCGACTCGAGTCGGTGATCACCGACGATCTGGGTGACGCGGACGCCCACACGTGCGAGGGGCTGGTGCGCGGCGCCTTCGGCGAGCGTTTCACCCCGCACGACTGGCAGCACGCCCTGGGCGGTACCCACGTGATCCTCCGCGACGGCGACCGCATCATCGGTCATGCCGCCGTGGTGCCGCGCCTTCTCCACCACGGCGGCGACGAGTTCGACGGCGGCTTCGTCGAGGCCGTCGCCCTGGACCCGGAGTTCCGGGGCACCGGGCTGGGTGCGCGGCTCATGGCCGCGATCGAGGAGCAGATCGAGTCGGACGACGTGGTCGGCGTGCTCAATTCCCTTCCCGACGCCGTCGGGTTCTACGAGCGGCGCGGTTGGGTGCTGTGGCGCGGACTGCTCGGCGGCATCGGCAACACGGAGGAGCCGACACCGCCCGACGAGGACGACGCCGTCATGGTGTTCCGTCCCGAGTCCCGTCTCGATCCGGACGGCACGCTGCTGGTCAACAATCGCGTCGGGTCGCGCTGGTAG
- the dapE gene encoding succinyl-diaminopimelate desuccinylase, whose product MSAPISLDLHADPVDLTAALVDVPSVSRDEATLADAVERALREQTTGFEIVRSGDAVLARTNRGLPTRVILAGHLDTVPIADNVPSRRERGHAEGDVLHGCGTVDMKSGDAVFLHLAATVAEPTADLTLIFYDCEEIEASANGLGRIEREMPEWLRGDVAILGEPSGGFIEAGCQGTLRMRFTATGTRAHSARSWLGDNAIHKLGPLFDRLAAYTPRSVDIDGCVYREGLQAVRVSGGVAGNVVPDEAFVDVNFRFAPDRSVEQAIEHVREATDAEHLDLTVEVTDRSPGALPGLAAPAAAALVTAAGGEFRAKYGWTDVSRFSALGIPAVNYGPGDPNLAHKRDERVPVQQITDVADVLRRYLTATGAH is encoded by the coding sequence GTGAGCGCACCGATCTCCCTGGACCTGCACGCCGATCCCGTCGACCTCACGGCGGCGCTGGTGGACGTTCCCAGCGTCTCGCGAGACGAGGCCACGCTGGCCGACGCGGTGGAGCGGGCGCTGCGCGAGCAGACCACGGGATTCGAGATCGTGCGCTCGGGCGACGCCGTGCTGGCCAGGACGAACCGGGGGCTCCCGACGCGGGTGATCCTCGCGGGTCACCTGGACACGGTCCCCATCGCCGACAACGTGCCGAGTCGTCGCGAGCGCGGGCACGCCGAGGGCGACGTCCTCCACGGATGCGGAACCGTCGACATGAAGTCGGGGGACGCGGTGTTCCTGCACCTGGCGGCGACAGTCGCTGAGCCCACCGCGGACCTGACGCTGATCTTCTACGACTGCGAGGAGATCGAGGCGTCGGCCAACGGTCTGGGTCGCATCGAGCGGGAGATGCCCGAGTGGCTGCGCGGAGACGTCGCGATTCTCGGCGAGCCGTCGGGTGGCTTCATCGAGGCGGGGTGCCAGGGGACGCTCCGCATGCGGTTCACCGCGACGGGGACGCGCGCCCACTCGGCCCGATCGTGGCTGGGAGACAACGCGATCCACAAGCTGGGCCCGCTGTTCGACCGGCTCGCCGCGTACACGCCGCGCAGCGTGGACATCGACGGCTGCGTGTACCGGGAGGGACTGCAGGCGGTCCGTGTCAGCGGCGGCGTCGCCGGGAACGTGGTCCCCGACGAGGCATTCGTCGACGTCAACTTCCGCTTCGCCCCCGACCGCAGTGTGGAGCAGGCGATCGAGCACGTGCGCGAGGCGACCGACGCGGAGCATCTCGATCTCACCGTCGAGGTGACCGACAGGTCGCCGGGCGCGCTGCCGGGTCTGGCCGCACCCGCGGCAGCGGCGCTGGTCACGGCGGCGGGGGGAGAGTTCCGCGCCAAGTACGGCTGGACCGACGTCTCCCGGTTCTCCGCGCTGGGCATCCCGGCGGTGAACTACGGTCCCGGCGATCCCAACCTCGCGCACAAGCGCGACGAGCGTGTACCGGTGCAGCAGATCACCGATGTCGCCGACGTCCTGCGCCGGTATCTGACCGCCACCGGCGCCCACTAG
- a CDS encoding TetR/AcrR family transcriptional regulator codes for MVYRRTAAVQERLDAARSRIVTAALSLVAERGYAACSMADVAARAGIGVGTVYRYFPGKGELFAEVFRDACSREVAAATAAGVRAAATGTHTDSLLASVRTFCDRACRAPTLAYALLAEPIDALVDTERLAFRQSFADAFAAAIRAAVEAGELPDQDAPLTAACIVGAIGEALVVPLARGEADARVLAALETFTLRALGAPTDRRAS; via the coding sequence ATGGTGTACCGACGGACCGCTGCGGTCCAGGAGCGGCTCGATGCCGCCCGATCTCGAATCGTCACCGCTGCACTGTCTCTCGTGGCCGAGCGGGGGTACGCCGCATGTTCGATGGCCGACGTGGCCGCCCGCGCCGGCATCGGTGTGGGCACCGTCTACCGCTACTTCCCCGGCAAGGGCGAACTGTTCGCCGAGGTCTTCCGCGACGCCTGCAGCCGCGAGGTGGCCGCCGCGACAGCGGCGGGTGTGCGCGCCGCCGCGACCGGCACCCACACCGACAGCCTGCTCGCCTCGGTCCGCACCTTCTGCGATCGCGCCTGTCGCGCACCGACTCTCGCGTACGCGCTGCTGGCCGAGCCCATCGACGCCCTCGTCGACACCGAGCGTCTCGCCTTCCGGCAGTCGTTCGCGGACGCGTTCGCCGCCGCCATCCGTGCCGCCGTCGAGGCCGGTGAACTCCCGGACCAGGACGCGCCCCTGACGGCGGCGTGCATCGTCGGCGCCATCGGCGAGGCACTGGTCGTCCCACTCGCCCGCGGCGAGGCCGACGCTCGCGTTCTCGCCGCACTCGAGACCTTCACACTCCGCGCCCTCGGCGCCCCGACCGACAGGAGAGCGTCATGA
- the dapD gene encoding 2,3,4,5-tetrahydropyridine-2,6-dicarboxylate N-succinyltransferase, giving the protein MTTGASAVGIAHITSSGTVLDTWFPAPELAEVAETGTARLDAADVPPELAALVGHDDARYLDIVAVRTTISSLDDAPVDAHDVYLRLHLLSHRLVRPHGLNLDGQFGLLSNVVWTNHGPAAVDGFEATRARLRARGAVTVFSVDKFPRLVDYVLPTGVRIGDAGRVRLGAHLASGTTVMHEGFVNFNAGTLGSSMVEGRISAGVVVDDGSDVGGGASIMGTLSGGGKAVISVGQRCLLGANAGLGISLGDDCVVEAGLYITAGTKVTGPDGTVVKAADLSGQSNMLFRRNSVSGAVEVVPWKGTGVELNSILHAND; this is encoded by the coding sequence GTGACCACAGGAGCATCGGCAGTCGGCATCGCACACATCACCTCGTCGGGAACGGTGCTGGACACCTGGTTCCCCGCTCCCGAGCTCGCCGAGGTGGCCGAGACCGGCACCGCACGGCTCGACGCGGCGGACGTTCCCCCGGAACTGGCCGCGCTGGTCGGACACGACGACGCCCGCTACCTCGACATCGTCGCGGTGCGGACCACCATCTCCTCCCTCGACGACGCCCCGGTCGACGCGCACGACGTCTACCTGCGCCTGCACCTGCTCTCGCATCGCCTCGTCCGGCCGCACGGCCTCAACCTGGACGGCCAGTTCGGCCTGCTGTCCAACGTGGTGTGGACCAACCACGGCCCGGCGGCCGTCGACGGCTTCGAGGCGACGCGCGCCCGTCTCCGTGCACGGGGCGCCGTCACCGTCTTCAGCGTCGACAAGTTCCCGCGACTCGTCGACTACGTGCTCCCCACCGGTGTCCGCATCGGCGACGCCGGTCGCGTGCGCCTCGGCGCCCACCTCGCATCCGGCACGACGGTCATGCACGAGGGTTTCGTGAACTTCAATGCCGGCACGCTCGGCTCGTCCATGGTCGAGGGCCGCATCTCCGCCGGCGTCGTCGTCGACGACGGCTCCGACGTGGGCGGCGGCGCCTCGATCATGGGCACTCTGTCCGGCGGCGGCAAGGCCGTCATCTCGGTGGGACAGCGTTGCCTGCTCGGCGCCAACGCGGGGCTCGGCATCTCCCTCGGCGACGACTGCGTCGTCGAGGCGGGCCTCTACATCACCGCGGGCACCAAGGTCACCGGCCCGGACGGCACCGTCGTCAAGGCGGCCGATCTCAGTGGGCAGTCGAACATGCTCTTCCGTCGTAACTCCGTTTCCGGTGCCGTCGAGGTCGTGCCGTGGAAGGGTACGGGCGTCGAGCTCAACTCGATCCTGCACGCCAACGACTGA